The genome window gccaaggcagaatggtcactttggtacactagtttttaaggacctatataggcaaagcctttgagtcacaccacttcataatattagtttaagattgtgtcaacctttagaaattggtttggagtcaataccctaagtggagatgcctcatttccactaaagaacacaagtgtcacatatggagtcacattctagtaccaacttagggtgcattgcattttagtgtgtcatcagtgaggccttgacctcatattgattccatgagttagttttaagtcatattagagagtgcaagttagtttaagtcaattcacttagtgtagatgcattcttttaccaaggcacacaagtgtcgccaaggtaagcatactagtgagtcacttaggttgcacttcacttgtaagtgttgggtagtggggcacaagtgtgccttactattaatttgttaatttgaggtcagtagagtatagttaggaggtattggtcttagaccttatgtgctacttgattaaatgcttaattgacttaagaataattagagattattaagtaatataagttaagtaactaagtgccatgctttatttgttatgtgcattacttgatgattatgttacttgttttaattaagtttaagtttatattttatatatatgtatatacatttatacgcgaaagggtagttagtgacgaggatactattaattataggtgcaagtaggaggccaggcaaggaacccctagaagcatctatacaggagtttagtaagctttatccaggcaagtgaaactcttcctttatacttgctttatgattgtatacctgtgaacgttgaattactgtttacttaggactgaattaccttgtcacctctcatgatcatcactttggattccaataatacctttaacacttgaattacctttttcatgtaatatcaccttacaaccacatgattatactccaatagtccttgatgaataatgagaacttgataccccacattaacctgaattatctcatttggaaccccgatcttaataacatcctttacttttgaaagatcacttatattttgaaaacacccttgcttataacttgtctttgatcaagacccttttcttgaaaatgatttgatttgaaatgaccttaaaaggaattggataataatttattaagactgaggcgccagtctattattgcagcatcagtagcggggagcctgatgtctgtttatggccaatgtgtgccgaggatcctccctggttgaatcactttatgtggttcggagcttggtgtgggctgatcacccctcaatgctcgtagcgctgtgtgtttccaattccaataaattgatatcccacattacacctttacttgtgtttataccttgtgatatctgttgatgcttttgcacttattatcttgcatattgtgaactgttatatatactgttttcacttgctgagcgttatgctcatatatattgttgttgttataacccttcagtgaaacccgagaatggcccgtttcaagcagaccgcacgtaaatccacctcaggcaacgggattgcttaccgccgtatgatggagcaggttgggaactcgtagttccctagttaatttcttctaatcttttgggatttaaaacttgtagtaatgacttagacttaagttggatttcaatttggttgtaataactttagatgttgttcatactcattcctggtgatccggggattgtggatttagattttagttctaatatttcataaatctataattctagtttatttatcgtttatgcatgctttagtcggttaattatgttgggtccgtcacatttgaactaaaagcagatcattgccatgattcaaataaaacagagttttatctatggtacctctagtaaatccactttcaagaagaaattgagctagagtttcataccatgcccttggagcctgctttagtccataaagtgctttgtccaacctgtagacatagtcttgatgttttggatccacaaaacctggaggttgttcaacatatacctcttcatccagtttcccatttagaaaagcacttttgacatccatctgaaatactttgaatttcttgtgtgcagcataggccagaaagattctaattgcctccaatcttgcaactggagcaaatgtctcatcataatcaataccttcctgttgtgaatacccttttgccacaagccttgctttattccttgtaatgacaccctcactgtcagttttgtttctaaacacccattttgcaccaactatggatctgtctttaggtcttgatactagggtccagactttatttctttcaaattcatttaactcttcttgcattgcttgaatccaatcaggatcttgaagagcttcctccacctttttgggttctgtttgtgacagaaagcaatgatgtaaacattcatttgctgtagctgtccttgtttgcacacctgcttctggattgccaattattagatcaggtgtgtgagattttgtccacttcctagcatgtggaagctgaccattttcatcattggatcctcccccttgatccatgctctcctgattctgtagattattctctgtagctccccctaaatttgtgctatcagagtttgaatcagtattctctgatgagtttgagtcagcattctctgaggaatcttgggtagagtctgagacattctgatgctccccctcaacaagtgcttcatTGTCATGAACTTGTGAATGTTCATCAGAgcttgctgtattttgttcacagtcagagtttgactgttcatcagagtttgtcgaatcagagaaaatttcttcattttcaaaatgcagttcttcatgatcatccatatctgctaagcccattattcttttgtcatcaaatgacacatgtatggattccatgatcaccttggttctcagattatagactctgaaggcctttgttatcagaggataacctacaaagatgccttcatcagcttttaagtcaaacttggtaagctgttctggatgagtcttcaatacaaagcatttgcacccaaatatgtgaaagtacttcagatttggcttctttttcttcaccatctcatatggggtcttgccatgcttattaatcaaggttgcattttgagtgaaacaggctgtttgaacagcttctgcccagaaataagtaggcaatttagcctcatcaagcatagttctggcagcttctataagagttctgtttttcctttcaactacaccattttgctgtggtgtaccaggtgcagagaactgttgcactacacctctttctttgcagaactcttccattgttgaatttctaaattcagttccattatcacttctaatgattttcactttgtcttcagatccatgatccagttgtgtcacatgatccatcagatgcaaggctgtttcatctttagagtgaagaaaatatacccaagtgtatctagtatactcatcaacaatgacaagagcatatttcttccttgcaatggatggtacattaactggtccaaagagatcaacatgtagaagatgatatggtttgtttattgagaattcagtcttactcttgaaagatgtctttctctgcttggctttttgacatgaatcacacaatccatcagatgtcagtagtgattcagggagtcctctcacaagctttttctttataagctcatttatggaattgaaatttagatgtgaaagcttcttgtgccatttccaactttcttctgcagagatccttgtagacaagcaaattgctttttcttcagagtttgtaggcaagtggatttcataaatattcccatgtctgtgagcagttactgccactttgcctgttgacttgcttactatctcactgtgttcttcatagaaatcaacatgatatcctctgtcacagatctgactgacagagagtaaattgtgtttcagcccttgaacaagagctacatttgatatgatgacatttccaagattgattttgccatatcccagagtccttcctatgttgccatctccataagaaacacttgggccagccttctccacaaactctgacagcagggtcttatttccagtcatgtgtcctgaacatccactgtccaagactaggatattcttcctgttgccctgcaatcataaagaccactagttgttagttttaaggacccagacttgcttggatcccttggccttattaagtttgttagcttttgcagcggtattattatcagagtttgagctaacagactttgcaacagagtttgtactggaaacagagtttgtacttgcagagtttttattaacctttaaagaaggtttcaattgataataatcataatacaaactatgatattctttgcaagtataaatagaatgccataaactaccacaatgaaaacaaggattttgtggtttatatctaatactactttttctaactccagactttgtaggtaaagagttaatgtccttgttcttcctgcaaaaattagcaagatgattagtattaccacagttatggcatgtcttcctaggtgcatttggaacaggcatgtagttattacttttgtctatgccaattttgccatttctatttttcctaggctccttgtttctgtcatcagactttacctctttaagcttatgtttaagctgtttctgagtcatcagtcctatgttaacctgtttgggcttttcagattttaaattgttgttaatctctgattttggtctacattgtttaggcttagaggattcaacaacaaatttaacaggtttaaccttaggtttttgagttttaataaactctgtttttgatgactcagcttctgagttatcagtgtaacctagtcccttcttccagtttccactacctaagatatcctgagtagttttgcctgaattagtccatgttttaataatttccctttccttagcaagttctgattgaagagatgcatacctctttaataattcatctttgacaatgacagcatcatctctttctttctgaacttccaacatctgaactaattctttttctagataatcattccttttctttacacttagagtttcagattttaatctttcattttctaaagtctgatctctaaagctggtatgcaaagttttaagaaacaatcttaactcagttatatcttcagtatcaaaggcaagagtagaatgaggtaccttagcaggagattcagagttgttgtcagtgtttgccatcagagcataattgacttcttcttctgaatcagaagtatctgtccagtttcctttcttggtgataaaggccttttctttttccttcttggctttcttgcattcagatgcaaagtgtcccttttcaccacagttgaaacaggtatacttgtcagcttttccagcttttccttctttgccctcattcttcttaaagttcttcttgtcataaactctgtcagagttcctgtctttccttgaaaaacttttgcctttgttgaactttttgtaggccaacttcttgaagcttttcaccatcaatgctgctaactgcatcatctcatcatcactttcttcagagtctgagggaacatcagagtttgagtcatcagagtttgatgactcaatgtcagactttgtgacatgagcttttcctttgctcttagcagcttcttcttgaactttcagagcaacagactttgattttcctccatgacgtttgctcctttgctccatttcaagttcatgagtcttcagtcttccataaacatcatcaagagacatttctccaagatcaagattgtctcttattgtggtgactttcaaatcccatttttcaggaagagccagaaggaatttgagatttgagtcttcaagatcatattccttgtccaccagagataagtcattcaacagtttgacaaatctgtcatacagatctgtcagagactcaccagattttgagtcaaagtgctcatactcctgtgtaaggattgtttttctgtttttcttaatggcctgagttccttgacatctggtttccagagcatcccagatttgtttagcagttttgcacccaattaccctattagacattgcattgtcaagggcactgtgcaaaaggtgtttcacctttgagtctttactaattgacaggatgtcctcaggggtataatctttcttttcttttggaaccatcttctgaggttcatcagcaagcccaacagagagcttggtgggcatatgtggtccatcaaagatcctgtcaagatattctggatcaacagagtctaataatattatcattctctctttccagactggatattcagatgccttaaggattggaactctaaaggatgaagcttgtgatttttcagacatgattgtgtttaagatctcactgtagtaatcttaacagagctggctctgataccacttgttaggtcctataaattcactatataatctgatatagtgatcacaatctgtaacacagtaagacaatataagagcttgaaagcagtaaactcttattcacaaagcttgaatggttacaaaaactctctcagtgatttataatgtatcactaagagctgctagggttctgtaaaatatactcgataactcaactcttctagagtaaccctaatctgtgtttatatagacacagttacaaaatcaatctctgatttgatatcctataaatcagctatgaattctatcaatcaaagattgctccagttttctgtttagtttccatagtcagcaaatcactcctcagcttctatccttccttgaagtatatccgcttctgagctctttccacgtgtaaactctgtcgagtcttgactatgtaaactctgatcagactttatcaaactctgtcagactttactaaactctgatcagcttccagtttaaactctgatgattcctgttctaaaacaaaccttaagaacattagtaatcatcaattatatctaacaagttGATTAATATTCCTTCCTTCATTTTGAGCAAAAACACCAGCTAAATATTCCACTCGCTCTTCATCATCACTGATTGGTGTCAAAGGAGATAATAAATTTGAATCACAAAATCCATACATCCCAGATATGCTCTCTTCTTGACACTTTTCGCTCAAGTACCTTGCACATAAAAGCCACATGCATATTGTAAATCATAAAAGtataattagataatgaaaggCACAAAAAGTTAATCTGTTAGTACTTCATAAAAATCGACATGTGGTTTGCTCCAATCTCTCTTTGGAAACACCAATCGAGCATGTCTTCATAATCAATAGAAACAATCTGTTGATGACCATAGACGCTCGGTGGGATTGTAATTGAGATGTGAGCAtcctttagcttcatttttagagCTTCACGCTTGAAATTTCGTAACAAACTAGTAGTCAACTTGGCTAGATCCTTATCTTTAATCACATACTTTTTATTGTTTGATGCTTGTGATGATGATGGCGTTTGGGGGGATTCGGTGGCAAATGGAGACGATTGTTGTTTATCACTCTTAATACAAaagcaaaaaaacaaaatttattacaaTGGTAAAGTATGAGTGAACTATTATtcgaaatataataatattttgtaccTCTGTCTTTGGAAAGATCAAGTGAATAGGCCACGGAACAAAACTTTTCATAGCTTGACatacaaatttaaattcttCGGTTGGACATGGTAATTCTGCAGACGACACTATTTCTTCAAGGATCTTGACACGACGAAAACCACTCCCAACACGAATATTATGTATGTGGATCACTTCAGATGTTACCTCCACCTCTCCTATAGCAACTATTTGGATCCCTTTGTCACCCTGAATTGCCAAAGAACAAGGACTCCAACCCTGGTAACAAAATAAAAGAATCACATTATATTGGTAATATGTTACAAAATAAACATGTTAAATAAGAACAATGACAACAAAGTAAACTATGTAGCATTCAGATGTTCACAGTCATGAAACATTCTACAAACTGTATATAATCATATTTCCAATAATATAAAACTATCATGATGATAGTGttatataaagataattataattaaaaaaaaattcttacctGAGGAAACGTATAATCATTAATGATGTGTTCATCTCTACATCGGAATTTGAAAGAGTATGTGTGAGAGAAATCATTCACCTCCCtccaaaataaaatttgaaatataataataacctcATTTAATTTATGTGAATTGGACAAGTTTTGTTCATAGCCCAACTAGTTGAAGCAGACACATAGCAGATAAATATACAGGGGGTGACcaagatacaaaataaaatGCCTCAAGCTGTTGGATTATAATCAAATTGTTCCTGGAGatagagaaaaataaaataatactaaatttatttctaaacaccTGAATAAGAGTCATTCTTTACGATGACGCTTTCGCGAGTATCCCTCGATATTATTCTCTTCAACATAGATCCCTTCATCATGGTCATTCCGTACATAAGTTGAAGAATCACCATTCTCATCATCCTCAACATGCATTTGAGTGGTGGCAGGGGCTTCATCCAACATAACATCATCTTCAAAGTCATCGATTTCATGTCGAGATCGTGGTGTTATAACTATAGACTTCCTCTTATCAGCAGGGTCACTCACATAAAAGACCTGTTTTGCTTGACTAGCTAAAATGAAAGGGTCTTCTTTATAGCCTTGCTTCATAAAGTTGACCACTGTAAATCCTAGCTCATCAATGGCAACACCGGTCTGGTTGTCGACCCATTTGCATCTAAAAAGAGGTATAGCAAAATCATGATAATGCAGCTCATATATCTCTTCAATGAAACCATAATACTGCATTTTACAATAGACAGGATTATTATCTTTAGCACTTGCAAAATGTACAGCCTCTGCTTCTAAAGTTATCCCACTATTTTGCATTGTACTGTTTTCATCTTGGTCCCTTGTGTAGAATGTGCAACCATTAATGACATATGCAGAGTACAAGGAGGCATTGAAGTTTGGTCCATAAGCTAAACTCCTAAGTCGATCAGAGATACATTGGGAAGAATCCTGAAGTTCTTTTCTTACTTGTTCTTTTAACCAAGTACTGAATGTATTTTTATGTTCATTTGCCAGTGACCTCTCATTTTCCTTGGGATTTACCTTTCTCAAATAACTCTTATGTTTGATGATATAAGGTAAAACTTCTTCCTCGTTGTTGAGAATATATGTATGTGCCATAATCCACTCATCACGAGGTAAGTCAACTTGTCTATGACCAATTGTTCCCTTCCCATTCATTCTTTCATTATGACGAGGTATTGGAAGCCCTATAATCTTCACGTTTTCAAGGAATTCACCACAAAATGCAAGAACCTCCTCATATTGGACTCGTTCAGCAATGCAACCTTCAGGACGCCTATAATTCTTCACATATCCTTTGTAGCTTTTCATTTGCCTTTCAAAAGGGTACTCATTTCTTAAATATACTGGCCCACAATATCTAACCTCTCTTACCAAGTGTACAGTCAAGTGAATCATGATATCAAAAAATGATGGAGGAAAGTACATTTCCAATTGgcacaaaattaaaacaatttccCTTTCCACATCATCTAAGTCCTTAGGATCAATGACTTTGCTGTATAGTACATTAAAAAAGGAACATAATCTGATTATGGCAACTCGAACATTTTTAGGCAAAATACCACGAATTGCCACGGGTAACAATTGTTGCATTAAGACATGACAATCATGAGACTTTAGACCCACGAGCTTCAAGTTCTCCATTGACACCAGACTACTGATATTTGAAGAATAACCCTCAGGAACTTTCATTCCAGCCAAACATTCACAAAATTCAACTTTCTCTTTTCTTGAAAGTGTATAAGCAGCAGGAGGTAaaaactttctcttctttggTCCTTTCTCAATAGGATGAAGTTCCGTTCTTATTTCCATTTGTTGTAAGTCAGCTCTAGCATTAACTCCATCTTTTGTTTTACCTTTGATATTCAGTAATGTGCCAATAAGACTATCACACACATTTTTTTCGATATGCATTATATCTAGAGAATGTCGAACAAATAAGTGTTTCCAATAAGGTAATTGCCATAAAACAGAACACTTTTTATAACCTTGTTTCTGAAGATCTTTCCTGTTTTTCTTTCCAAATGTGATATGAATATCTTTGATCTTTTCAAATACCTCACCACTACTTGGGACCTTTGGACGACTTTCAAACATTTGTTTTCCATCAAAAGCTTTTTTCCTCTTACGATATGTATGTTCACTCGGCAAGAATCGACGATGTccaataaaaatattcttttttgagGCTTTCAACCATGTTCCCTTGAACCCATCCTCACATAAAGGACAAGCGGTCTTCCCTTTCACAGTATATCCCGAAAGATTGCCATATGCTGGATAATCTTGAATAGTACAAAACAACATTGCCTTCAGATTGAACATTTCTTTACGATGTGCATCAAACACATCCACACCTTTTTCCCACAAAAACTTCAAATCATCAATAAGTGGTTGCAAGTACACGTCAATGTCATTTCCGGGCTGTTTTGGTCCAGAAATTAGCAGTGACAGCATCATATACTTTCTTTTCATGCACAAGGAAGGAGATAAATTGTAAGTAACCAAAATTACTGGCCAAGTACTGTAAGTGCTACTGAGGGAGCTGAAGGGGTTCATCCCATCAGTAGATAATGCAAGGCGTAGATTACGTTCTTCTTTCCCGAACTCACTGAACTTTTCATCAATAAATCTCCATTGCGGCGAGTCAGCTGGGTGTCTAAGTAAGTTGTCCCTCGTACGACCATTATGATGCCATGTCAACTTCTCTGCATCTGTTGGATTTGAAAACAAACGTCTGAATCTTGGTATTATTGGGAAATACCATAAAACCTTAGCTGGTATTCCTGCTTTTTTCTTGTAACGCGAGGCATGGCATACATGACAACTTTCCAATGATTCAAACTCATTACGATATAGTATGCAATCATTCGGACAAGCATGTATTTTGTCATAGCCTAATCCCATTGTGGACAATATCTTTTTAGCCTCATAAGTACCACTAGGAAGAACATTATCTTCTGGTAGCATGTCTTTCACCACTTCAAGTAATGCACTAAAACTTACATCAGTCCAACCATGACCAGCCTTCAAATTATACAACTTCAGTACACCAGACAATTTTGTGTACTTTGCACAACCATCATATAAAGGCTTTTCAGAATCATTTAACAAAGTCTCAAATGTCGACGGATTACTGTTAAAATTTTTTCCAACTGCCTGCAACATGTCCTCTAACCTGTCACACTCATCGGAAACAGGATCATTACGTGTACCATCCATACCGGTACCTGTAAATGTTTTGTCCTTACCTTCTCCATGAAAAGTCCAGTAGGTATATGTTCTATCAAATGCCCATTTATTCAAATGATTGAGTATTTCATCAACCCTTTTATGAATCAAATTGTGGCACATATAACAAGGACAAGGCATCCTATCATTGGTGTTACTATTTCTCAATGCAAAATTGATAAACTCTTTCACACCAGCCATATATTCTGGGTCCCCGGGCTTTGTGTTTGTTATCCAACTCCGCTCCATTTTACAAACCAAAATTTCACActagaaaaatatattcaagTAATTAGAAACATTCTGTTAAGGTGTAAATCTATATACATTGATGATATATTTAATCCAGGAAGAAACCATAAGCTCACAAATAATATAATCTATAAAATTTTGGCCTATTACAAACATTAAAGAATTATCACCTAGGAACCATAAATTAGACCAAATAAAGAGCATGTGAGTTTTACATGAAGAATTAAAAAGAACAATTCAAAGTCAAACAAATGGGGGAGCAAAGCAGCATACTAGAAACAGAAACAGAGCTATCACGTCTGTTTGaaacattaatttaaatttttcaataCTGATAAAATCTTGTAATCCCAATCCTAACCTAAATAAAATCTAACAAAACCCTATGATCTCAATCCaacataaataaaatctaaTGAAACCCTTATAATCACAATCTATCAGCAACACAATCAAACTAACCAAAATCAAGAATAAGGAATTATTAAAGGAAATTCGACCTTACCGCTAGTGATGGAGAAGAGTGATGTCTGAGAATGTCTGAGAAGAGTGATGGTTGAGGGTGAGTACTGATCTTGTGTTCTTTTGTGCGCACGACTCCTAGTTTTCAAAACTGAAACACACATGTACAACGAAACtgtaaattgaaaatataaaacacattaatttatttgaataattttatataaatttatttattttattatacaagATTTAATTGcttgataaaaaataatatattacaagtaaaatatgtt of Daucus carota subsp. sativus chromosome 3, DH1 v3.0, whole genome shotgun sequence contains these proteins:
- the LOC108204110 gene encoding uncharacterized protein LOC108204110, which gives rise to MAGVKEFINFALRNSNTNDRMPCPCYMCHNLIHKRVDEILNHLNKWAFDRTYTYWTFHGEGKDKTFTGTGMDGTRNDPVSDECDRLEDMLQAVGKNFNSNPSTFETLLNDSEKPLYDGCAKYTKLSGVLKLYNLKAGHGWTDVSFSALLEVVKDMLPEDNVLPSGTYEAKKILSTMGLGYDKIHACPNDCILYRNEFESLESCHVCHASRYKKKAGIPAKVLWYFPIIPRFRRLFSNPTDAEKLTWHHNGRTRDNLLRHPADSPQWRFIDEKFSEFGKEERNLRLALSTDGMNPFSSLSSTYSTWPVILVTYNLSPSLCMKRKYMMLSLLISGPKQPGNDIDVYLQPLIDDLKFLWEKGVDVFDAHRKEMFNLKAMLFCTIQDYPAYGNLSGYTVKGKTACPLCEDGFKGTWLKASKKNIFIGHRRFLPSEHTYRKRKKAFDGKQMFESRPKVPSSGEVFEKIKDIHITFGKKNRKDLQKQGYKKCSVLWQLPYWKHLFVRHSLDIMHIEKNVCDSLIGTLLNIKGKTKDGVNARADLQQMEIRTELHPIEKGPKKRKFLPPAAYTLSRKEKVEFCECLAGMKVPEGYSSNISSLVSMENLKLVGLKSHDCHVLMQQLLPVAIRGILPKNVRVAIIRLCSFFNVLYSKVIDPKDLDDVEREIVLILCQLEMYFPPSFFDIMIHLTVHLVREVRYCGPVYLRNEYPFERQMKSYKGYVKNYRRPEGCIAERVQYEEVLAFCGEFLENVKIIGLPIPRHNERMNGKGTIGHRQVDLPRDEWIMAHTYILNNEEEVLPYIIKHKSYLRKVNPKENERSLANEHKNTFSTWLKEQVRKELQDSSQCISDRLRSLAYGPNFNASLYSAYVINGCTFYTRDQDENSTMQNSGITLEAEAVHFASAKDNNPVYCKMQYYGFIEEIYELHYHDFAIPLFRCKWVDNQTGVAIDELGFTVVNFMKQGYKEDPFILASQAKQVFYVSDPADKRKSIVITPRSRHEIDDFEDDVMLDEAPATTQMHVEDDENGDSSTYVRNDHDEGIYVEENNIEGYSRKRHRKE